One region of Carya illinoinensis cultivar Pawnee chromosome 8, C.illinoinensisPawnee_v1, whole genome shotgun sequence genomic DNA includes:
- the LOC122319376 gene encoding uncharacterized protein LOC122319376 — MLKQSPSRNQRSKSFKVKHAIQVCLLLAICIWLLYQVKHSHERKKASEENSRKVSEKFLGGHEIIKLGRKDLHPQVEKTDLETERKELEQVIEESKPEEIDDGRGGGDDEMVGRDFERVDEAESEEVDDLIDGEDREREGGSEELDDEGNGNQIEDGSFLEDDAQIEEERNTQEAREENYQGDDASNAVVQNTRSIGTEFESGRLRTVKGQEVEDADKIEVEQVNETNSTLEVEVNIEDSGPEVSNDRKVGSVAFGDAIHIQVGSVSEVANSESGSTREANIETKVHNDSTLMLTETPGSWNGTQRFHESTRVMDIASNATNREIAVSIGSGTVVPKGAANLDASAVSRESSASKTTKERDRTGEIKTGAGSASLRNENVDSRII; from the coding sequence ATGTTGAAACAATCACCTAGTAGAAATCAGAGGTCAAAAAGCTTCAAGGTGAAGCATGCAATACAGGTATGTCTTTTGCTTGCCATTTGCATATGGCTGCTTTACCAAGTCAAACATTCCCATGAAAGGAAGAAGGCATCTGAGGAGAACTCCAGAAAGGTATCTGAAAAATTCCTGGGTGGGCATGAAATCATTAAACTTGGGAGAAAGGACCTCCACCCTCAAGTGGAGAAAACAGATTTAGAAACTGAAAGAAAAGAACTGGAACAAGTAATAGAAGAGAGTAAACCAGAAGAAATTGATGATGGAAGAGGTGGTGGAGATGATGAAATGGTAGGACGTGATTTTGAGAGAGTTGACGAGGCAGAATCTGAAGAAGTGGATGATTTAATCGATGGAGAAGATAGGGAAAGAGAAGGAGGAAGTGAAGAGCTAGATGATGAAGGGAACGGAAATCAAATTGAGGATGGAAGCTTTCTTGAAGATGATGcccaaattgaagaagaaaggaaTACCCAGGAGGCAAGGGAGGAAAATTACCAAGGTGACGATGCATCCAATGCGGTGGTTCAAAACACCCGAAGCATAGGCACTGAATTTGAAAGTGGACGTTTGAGAACAGTGAAGGGGCAGGAAGTAGAGGATGCAGACAAAATTGAAGTAGAGCAGGTCAATGAAACTAATAGCACACTAGAAGTTGAAGTTAATATAGAAGATTCGGGTCCAGAGGTGAGTAATGACCGGAAAGTAGGAAGTGTTGCCTTTGGAGATGCAATCCATATTCAAGTAGGTTCTGTATCTGAAGTGGCAAACTCAGAGAGTGGCTCGACAAGGGAAGCTAATATTGAAACAAAAGTGCACAATGATTCAACCTTGATGCTGACGGAAACCCCTGGATCTTGGAATGGAACACAGAGATTCCACGAATCAACTCGGGTGATGGATATAGCCTCTAATGCGACCAATAGAGAAATAGCAGTATCAATTGGTTCTGGGACTGTAGTACCAAAGGGAGCTGCCAACCTTGACGCATCTGCTGTGTCTAGGG